The DNA segment cccgatgccttggactaggacattgtatgtgatgtagacgaaattttgagagagatgacacaatgtagactgatttgttgacactgtttgttttgatgtgtgtaaataaacaccaatagttgaagtttggatccttgcagtttacagaactatgacaaaagtatgacctcaaactgacatagtctaccttgtgcacagagaaagcaaaagccagatgtgttttttattcatataccatcagtgtgtagttggcacattgtgtgcttattattatgatggcttgtgtttactgtttgatacgaaaacacaatttttacgaaggtgtgaagagttaagcaaggtgtgttggcttttgcaagagaactacaatgttttgctgatttgatgaaaggttttcctatttgtgtgtagagttttgcaaaaaaaaatgggcttaagcaatcagaaaaaactgtaaacatgAAAAACTGTACACATTGTTGAAGGCTTACATACTGCATGACCATAATTTTACTAAAATACTGAAATACTCCCAGGCTATTGATATAGCAAAAATAAGTTTATTCAAGTGTACTATGAGTATACTTATTTTTACTAAAACTGAGGCAGTACTTGAAGACTTTTTATAAACTATattttatataggcctacagtagtgaAGTATACTGAAAAGTATAAACAAAAgtctaagactaattaatactAAGACTTAGCCTACACTTATACTTAAATACTaaaacttatacttatacttagtagCCTATACTTTTTATGTCTTTCTGCCACAAAGTACTAATACTTAGTATATCTTGCTCCAAGTGCATAATAAGGTTGAATATAGAACCCTGGCAGTAGATACAAACCTAGAAATTGTTGTGACTGAAATCTGGGGTAACATTGGAAGAATAACCTTATTGAATTACTATAATCCTTGTCAGAAACTAAATGGTGATTTAGTTTagcatttgcagccatcttgaatttagtcacgataagtcgagcaacaagtaagaatgaacaggtatgataagggatcagattccaaaaataattccgtggaaatgcatggattcaagttgctgctactggaagaaactggaatccatgcatttccactgaattatttttggaatctgatcccttatcatacctgtgcACAATCAGCAAAactttggagtgcaggggacaagccgagatgggctatcagacatacgttcacactcggtatcatgtttcaatacactttaggtccaTATCAccccggaattctcctttaaatctgCTAAGAAAAATAGTTGGAGGAATTACTGCTCCAGTTTGTCAGGTGAAACACCAATTACTCAACTGTGGTCCACGGTTAGGAGAATTAATGGAGTAGGGAGAAGTAACTTCCCTGTTCTAATAGATGGAGCAAAGGTAGCGGTATCCTCCTTGGAAAAGGCTAACCTCTTAGTTGAAACCTTTAGAAAGATCCACAGCTCTGACAATCTTGATGAGGAAAGCAGGGAAATTAGGGCTCAGACAATAAGGAATTATGTCTTTCCCCAAGAGTCGCAATGTCGGGACTATAATGTCGTCTTTTCCCTAGATGAGCTTAAAGGAGCCATAGCTAAAAATAGGAATACAACCCCTGGAATGGACAATCTTTACTATAAAATGTTTAATCATGTATCTGATCTTGTTTTAGAAGAGCTTCTCAGCCTTATGAATGAAATCTGGAATCAAGGTAAGTTACCTAAGACCTGGAAGCATGCTGTTGTCATTCCGATTCTGAAACCGGGGAAGGATCCTAGCTCACCATCctcatataggcctatagccctTACTTCAGTTGTTTGTAAGATCATGGAGAGGATGATTACAGACTGGTCCACCATTTAGAAGTGAAGGGAATATTGGTGGATTATCAAAGTGGATTTAGGAAGGGTAGGGGCACTATGGATAATGTGGTTGCTTTAGATCTGGAAGTCAGGAAAGCTTTGACCAATAAGGAGTCCCTTATTGCTGTCTTCTTAGATATTGAGACGGCTTACGACATGTTATGGAGGGAGGATCTCCTTATTAAATTAGTAAGATACGGTATTGAGGGAAGAATGTTCTGGTGGATCAAGAATTTCCTGGAAGAGCGTACAATTCAGGTTAGAGTAGGTGGATCTTTCTCAGGTGTGGTCCGTGTTGATAATGGGACCCCACAAGGTAGCGTGATCAGCCCAGTGCTTTTTTAATGTCATGATCAATGACATATTCATTGACCTAGGCCATGGTGTAGGGAAGTCGCTCTATGCTGATGATGGGGCCATATGGGTTAGAGGAAGAAACATCCCATTTAACTAAGAAGATTCAGGGTGAGTTAAAAACAATAGAGGAATGGGCATCTAAATGGGGTTTTAAAATCTCTGTCTCTAAGACAAAGTATGTTGTGTTTAGTCGTGCCAGGAAAAAGTGGGATGGCTCCTTGACCTTGTATGGCACCCCCATAGAGAAAGTGGATAGTTTCAAATATTTGGGAGTATGGTTTGATAGCAAGCTAAACTGGAACAGCCATATCTCTAAAACTGTAGTCAAAACTAAGGTGATTAACGTGATGAGATGTCTCACAGGCTTCTCTTGGGGGGGGACAAGGGCACGCTCCTGACTGTTTACCAAGCCATGATAAGATCAATATTTGACTATGGGTGCCAGGTTTATGGAGGGGCTGCAACATCTGTTCTGAAAAAGTTAGACATTGTTTAATCCAAAGCTCTCAGGATTTGCTGCGGGGCATTTACCTCCACATCTGTCTCTGCTCTACTCAATGAAACGGGAGAGAAGCCCCTATCCTTAAGAAGAATCCAGCTCTCTCTGCACTATTGGAATAGGTTAAGGGAGAAAGTTAGTGATTGCCCGGCAAGTGCCATCCTGGCTGACCAGGAAAACAGGCAGCCTTTCGTTATGCAATGCTTAAAATGGGCAAAAGATTTTAAGCTATTAGATCTAGTGCCAGCAAAAACCTTTAATTGGGGATCAGTCCCTAACTGGCTTCTCCCTTCCCCTCAGTTTGACTTCAAATTGCATGAGGACAAACACAATGAAGATGCCGAATTCTCCAGCGACTCATCTATGGAGTACATTCATCTTAACTGGGACTCCAGTGTGCAAATTTATACTGATGGATCCAAAGACCCAGAGTCGGGAAAAACTGGCTGTGCATTCTTCATCCCTCAATCCAACATAAGAATGGGATTCAGACTGAATGATGATATGGCTGTTTTCACAGCAGAATCTGTGGCTATCCTGAAAGCCCTTCAGTGGATGCTGGAAGAAGGACCCAGAGATGCGGTAATCTGCTCAGACTCTTTTTTTCAGTCCTTAACAGTCTAAAAGGCCGGTCTTCAAATGCTAGGCCTGATCTTATCTGGGAAATTATTTTAAGTTGGTATAATCTTTATAAGCTAGGGCATGAGGTCGCCTTCTTGTGGGTCCCAGCCCATATGGGCATAATTGGGAATGAGGTGGCAGACAAAATAGCCAAGAAAAGTTTAGATAAAGATACTACTTCAATTCAACTCAGTCCAGGAAGAACAGAGCTGAGAGGTAGATTGATGGAGGGGGTTTTCCAGTGATGGCAGTTTCAGTGGGATCAGGATGTAAAAGGTAGACACCTTTATTCAATTCAGCCGGCTGTCAAGCCCACTAGCAACGTATCGGGGGATAGGTTCCAGCAAGTTACTTTAACTCGTCTTAGGTTGGGGCACTGCGCATTAAATGCCTATTTGCACTTAATTGGCAAGCATCAGGATGGGTTATGTGAGGTATGTAAAGTTTCTGAGACAGTTTCCCATGTATTGCTAGATTGCATTCAATACAGTGGGGTTAGGCGTGTACTTTTTATTGAACTTCATAGCCTGGGTGTTACCACTGCTACTATCTCTACTCTACTTGGATTGAATGATACTAAAGTCACATCAAGCCTAGTTAGGTTTTTAAAAGCTTCTGGCCTAGCTGCCAGAATCTAAGAGGCTGATGAGTTAATGGGCTGAATCATCCTGcaggtggcggtaatgcaccgATAGGTGTCTAATCTGCCATTAAAtcctgaagaagaagaagatggtCCCGCCCCTACCTGCCAGCCAATGGGAGCCGTCCAATTTTCAATTAGCGCTCACCGCGCCAATTCATGGTCTCCCTTGCAAAAAATATAGCTTGCTAACGGTCTCGTTGACCCGTTCTCAACAAGGAaatgagaaggaggagaagataTTCTAGCTAAAACGTAATTTTCAGCATTTTAACACGCCACAATGGCATTTGCCATTTATTATTTTAAGGACAAGACTGTGGAAGTTGGGAAGATTTCATGGATGAGTACTGACGACCAGCAACAATGTCCAAAAGTAATCACTCAGTGCCCTGATCTAGAAGAAGAAAACGGATGGATGGCGATAAAGTGCGTCATGAAAGGCAGAAAAAGACGGTCAGACGGTCCAGCCTTTTTCCCAGCAAAGGTTTTGATGGTTGGTGGTAAGTTGTTAATTGCATTGCTCTCAAAGTGAGGCCTGGACAtaggctagctagctaacttgtATAATTGTCAACTAGCAGCTATTGTTATTTACAATTTGCAATGTCGAGGATGAGAAAATTAGCCCTTGTTTTGGCGTTAACGTTAGATGCCGACGAGGATGGCAACGAACATTCCCGTTTGTCATGTTCACTCAACTAGTTGTTCGGTTGGCACCTTTGACTTCTTTGTTTTGGTcgccatttttctttttctatagCTCTATGAAGGCAAAATAGGTAGTGAGTTTGGCAGAATAAATATAGATAAGGAATTCAGCTTATACTAGATAAGTAATTCAGCTTATACTGTAAGTGTACATTTAATTTTGAACTCTTAAACCCCATTTTGCACTCTTAAACCTACATGTTTTGCCTGTGGTAGTTTCTACAGGGTTTTCCATATTTTAATAGGCGTTTCAAAATGCAAAAGAGATCCCACAAGCTTTTAATTTGATCTTGTTTCTTACACAGACAACTACAGTGATCTCTGCAAGAAGAGGCAGGAATTCATAAATGGTGAAGACATCTGGGAAGAAGCAACCAAGAGGACGAGTAAGCCGAACAGCAAGGGGAAAGATGTGGAAGAGGATCATGAAGTTCCATCTAAAAAAGGTAGGTACCTTGATAAATACCTTGGTATGACACACGTTGATTGTAAGtgacatttatttatcatttctGGTGTGCATAAAACTAAACAACATAGTTATATGATTTTTGTTTTGAGTTAGGTTCTCTAGGTATGATCCATCAGTGGTGAGgttgatactgtaaatgcaactaAATCATCATTATCATGTTATAAACATATAAAACCGAATTATAATTTTGacagaagagaaagaagtcaACGTGTGCTGAAAAACAGTCTGCAAACCAAATGATAGAAGAGCTGAAGAAGCAGCTGGCAAACAAAATATCTTCAGAGGTAAAATATTTGACTATTATGGTATTTTGAGTTGAAGCAATAATTATGGTGTGGATTTTCTGCCTGATTCTTTGATTCTTTTGATTTCACGTGTTTTGGTGTAGTCGACTAACTCAAATGAGGAGTCATCAGATGAGGAGCAGCTGCCCAGAAACTGGAGTGGGGTACAGAAGAAAGTGACAGAGCTTAAGAGAGAAATCAAGAGCCTGAAAGCAGACCATGGGAAAGAGATACTACATGCTATGAGAGGTATTTTCTATTTATCAATTTAAGTAGCCTAAAgcaaattctaaaacaacagcTTTGAACGACTGAAGATGTGCCTATACTGATTCCTGAAGTCAGACAAACACTGTGGGTGTGCAGGTCAGGCATAATGAactaaggccatccttaaaatattttgtttgcagtaacagccaaaaaaaaaataaatgggtcggtaggtaggtcaatatttttttttttttcaagattcaaagtaaaaaaaaaaaagtacaattttggtcatggtgattacgttaggaatgaatttacacaaatgtgcatatcgtggcgtaactgactgggtcttcaacccgtgccttcaggcacaccattgcaaacctcattctgatgcaggttatatagaccagcctttctcaaacttctttgacctgaggcccggtcatggcagacttttgggtcatagggctcatctacatgtacccagaaagaaggctacaatagctcttggccacgttatattgaaatttgactatacaatactcaatgctatacagtgtattatacagtctctgctctctaaggaagttccaaaaaaaacgtcgttctattaagtttaagttaaataaataaatagccttccaacaggttgaagcggagctttgataccaacgttatcgattagtttcagtttctctcggcgAGACCACcactgaatgaatgctcataccaccacttaattgtagggctccatgtttaatgacatcgatagcagaaagcgtttgttttctttttttcccgatccgcggtttcttgatcaactgcgcagcaaattatcagatgaagcacgggcctaatttcctccacgactccgccgaccagcagtctccatgttgcggacccatattttgagaaatgctgaatagaccacaaccaatttcaatactcgaccacggtcaccgttagactaggggaggagggatgaaaaaaagatctggccacagttcttccagaacttcgtgccaagtaaaagcgttatcagtttgtgtgaatgaaacggcgtaggccatagtgtgacatcgcgtaaaaaccaatggtgtagagatggcgccacaggttttgttttaagtgagccgtttgcatgtaggcaatttatattcacaatacttgggcctactaaaaaagaaatattattttattgcatttgtattggttgtttagagtaaaaaaacaatcggtcggtattaacaaAGTTTACAAcccgcaagtcggtcggactaaaaggggaaaaaataaatatttgggtcggttctaaattgacagggtcggtcgggttacggcaaacgaaaatatttttaaggatggcctaaacTTAACACAATAAACTGAAATTTTCGTATACTCCCATACTGAAGCATTGAAATCTGAACACCTGGCTTCAACCTGACATTTATAGGTTATGGCTAATTCAGTCTCCTCCTGCTTCCTGTTCCTGCCTAATCAGCTCCTCTTCCAGTCATTGTCTTCATAACAAAAacgatttatttttttaacactaatttaattttttaatggTCTCAAAACACAGTATTGACACAAAACTTTTGTTGCCTTGTTTTTATTCCCTTTACAGAGCTTCCAGCAGTAGTGACAACGCTGAAAGAGATCATAGAAAAACTCACAGTTCAGATCTCAACTCCTGCATCCACCTGGTCAACACCCACACCAGATCGACAAGTTTGTGCACCCGCCTCTCCTCAAGTGTTGTCTGACCCTGATGATATGGTAAATACCTCAAAATGCATTGATAGTGTATGTGTTTATCCATGTGGGGAAAGTTTTGCTGTACAATTTCCCTCTACACCTTGTGATTGTACACATAAGTTAGAAAGAAAGCATATTCATCAACTTTGTACTGGATATATACAATTTATGATGGATTTGGAAATGCTATGATGCCCCCAAATTGCTCATGTTATGGGGTTAATgtatagactgtaggcctatgcataTTTACTGCACTGATGAATAGATAGAtttacaaagatttttttatgGAATTGTTTCATCATTATTTGGTGTGTAATATTTAAATGTTTTGCAGGTGCCTCTTACGCCAGGTTCTGATGTAAAAGTTCCAAGACTAAAGCTGAAGTCTCTGCGGACTGCAAGTTCAACTTTGTACATTGGGGATCTTGCGGTGCTCATCTATGGTAAAAACACACTGGCCAACTCAAGTTTGACCGGGAGGAAGTTCAGGGCCCACAAAGATGTGAAATCAAAGCCACAACTGGATCAAATCAAGCTTGATGCTATATTTGGTGAGTGCATttaatttaaagggacaccaggcaatgttttcgtgttaattactcatcttcctaagtcggtatatggttaaatgactcattacagggcgaatgaagactctctcgcccgccgctactgcctgtaggaagaatatcccgcttgcaagttcaatGTATcatacccgccgaccgaagcaggatcagtttccatcctgcattcacagcagaggcaggctaacgtaacgcgattgttgcaaacgtgtgtataatggcagaggcggcgaagaagcagcgaaagcCCTTGACAGAAGCTGGGGAAAagatcttcagaccgagcgagggggagtttcgtagagaaaaagctagtgctgggcggtacaccggttcacaccgtataccggtgtatattttcgttatgatatgaatttttaatataccgccataccagtgtatttgattacacaacgtttggaacgctgcgccgcgcgacagtgtttcagacgggacttttttcacacgcacgcatggtgcgACTGCGAGGCATAGCtgggcatagtgagggtaaacacaaggTGTtttaagtttttcccctgaagtatgacccttaaggcttaatttctccttaggtaaggggtttatttaagggtgttgcacagaataccttaaattgtttctttagttaaggaaaaacgttaagggatactgcattgaaagggatttaccgtcacgaaaattctattgagattgttcaacattttgtaactagctggctagtaggtgatgtcgttagttagcaacccaccgaacacagtgaagtttaatgatcttatcattcatctcaccttaagaatattcgctggaattatccaggtagcaagtaaagcatgttatagacatgaactgagcaatactagctggcttgttagaaatgatcctgactgtcatcagtgcaccaaaacgaacttttttgttaatgttttgcctagtgaaccgaaccgaagctcatggcaggctaacaagacatccacatccacatgaagttaacgttagcctaccactaacgtcatgcaaatcacacaataacaataaggcatgtttctgataggcctatttgacagagtaagcagagaggttttattttaaattgtataattttcaaaaaggtataattattgcaagttgcactactttttgtattggttttatacaagatgtttgtgaaatttgcacagtaaaagttctgtattttgactgcaattgtctttggaTTCTGATgcagaatcatgagtggctcttttttctggggccatgcaaaactgcattaccactagtgttgAGTTattcatgacagtaaaatagaccatccttagtcaatgtactgcagcaaatcctctctcaacctgtagaaaatgctgaacatctgattatgcatggggaaaaaataccgtcataccgtgaaaccgtaagaattttgaaaaataccgtgagatacatttttggtcataccgcccagcactagaaaaagcatcaggcttgcctggtgtccctttaaggcaAAACTGGAATAATAGTTATAatcagacactcactcactcactcactcactcactcacactatcAGTactacaaataaaaatataagcagcaatgtgggggccaagtagtgcgctatagcaggaatggagttgccatggcatgagcaagcactcacagcaagtttgattgcaattggataaagaatggctgagaaataagctcatttactttgttatagTGCCCCTGGAGGtgcaaattacaccaatgtccttgtgcattctcagaatcagctaccatgtccctggacttcatacaccaaagagttgctgagatgtgagctcaatttgtctattacagcacccctagaggccaaatgagaccactttccttgcatgtcctcacaatcagctactttgtctgtgtattaagtttggacttcatacatcaaagcgttgctgagatacaagctcacttcccgtgatgccaatttcctagtcccctcatcagataccaagtccaaatgatgccaatttccttcCTGTTagcgtcctcacaatcagataccaagtccctgtacaaAGTTTGGACTTAAATTTGTAACCATTAAAACTTTTtttagagtttggactaaatcaatatggcggaaagATATTAGACCACTTCCTGTTCAGGCGCGgctcaattgtgaaaatcagacaaaagagtcgcCATGTGTGGTggttggctgtcacgggcaaacaaaaaaTTGCTGAAATTGAAAATCTGACAAATGGTATATTTtgttaactcaaagcgtcacCTAGATGtttgtccacttcctgtttggtggcttcatcGAAGATCATCTCTGCCAAAAATGTTCTGACAAGtatatttttgaaaatcatCTCTGCCAAGTTCGGAAAatggatgaaatttgtgaccgctGAAACCTTTAAgtagtttggactaaatccaatatggtggaggtccaatatggcgaaAAGTGACTtaataggggtcattgaacttaggtcggtccagggattccaacggtgcctgatatgtgaaaatcggacgcaccgttcaatggtcatatgcgtgaatgcaatccaggttcgacccattggtggcgctagagtgttgggcatagagttcagtaaattggtgagagtgatcatgggacagtactgaatcagtgtgccaacTGATTCAGACGGCTagacggctgggtttagaggtccataaatgagtgtgagtggtcagtggagtgtaccgaaactttctgccaaaaaatctgcactttttagccaggcattctatgggctgccatagactccaatggcggaagtgtaataataggaaaagctagtaactcaatgggtgccttcgctgcttggcccccaataaattAAAAACAATACATACTAATGCTTCTATATGATGCTAAACAATCGATGTTTTTCAGTTGTCGTAAATCACAGAGGATTTGCACGTGAGGTCACCGCCAGCATGCTGCCCATTGTTTTGCCACTCAGTTACCACTCTGTCTTATTCAGTCTGACtggggtgtgttgtgtgtgcaatCCCTTTATAACAGTTTTGCTGATTGCTGATTTAAGTTCAGAAATGTATCTGATAAACCATCCTCTCTGCCATGACGTGTGTTAATTGTGGACGGTGAATAAGAATAACATTGAGGTAATGTTTTgttctgtatgtgttttttcATTCACAGCCCATGCACAGACGAAATTTCCTGACACCACCATGCAAGATGTGAGACAAATCATAGGAAAGAAATGCAACAACATAAGCTACGCCAaccaaataaatgaaaagaagTCATAAAAGTACAGATTTTGTTTCTATctagttatttatttttggttcCAAAGGTGTGCACTTTTCTTTTaccttttttgacaaggaaggaCTTTAGTTCTTTTTAGTACATTTTTACAAGCACAAGTTTTGCTTTACCACTTTTTACAAATAAGGACTTGATCTTGGAGAGACCATTATGTCTACACACAGCACCTGtaaaatgtgtttatgtttattactGCACTGTGTTGTTCATGTCACTACAATGACCACAATGCTGTGGGTTTGTCATGGGTATGTTGTGATATTGAATACTGTACATGTCAACCaatcaaatgtctttgtttgtttgctttcatttgaattttATACTCAGCCAATGATTATTTCTTATTTGTTTATGCCTGCGAAATTGCGGTGAAACTAAAGGTTCCATCACCTTAGTGAGGAGAAGGGTAGTGAGTTCCAGTCTGCCTGGAGTAAAGAGAGGTCACTGTTTCTCCTGCTCCGCCTGTCAGTGCTGTTTCGTGGAGACTTAGCGGTGATTTTATGTACCCCGGCCCACGAATGGTGAATTGTGCGAGTGAGTCACGTTTATGGTGATCAGTTTGGTGTGCTTCGTGTCTCTCGTCGGGTCTTGTTCAACTTGCCTCAGAGCTTACTGTTGAGCTAGTGCTAGTGGTCGTTAGCTACTTGTTGCAGTTTTCCGTCGGAGACTAACTCGTTTATACCTCCTGTGCTGGACCCACCGGAGCTACCCCTACGACTGCTTCTCCGCCGGTGCTGAGCCCACCGGAGGACCAACCGCCCTGCTACTGCTGGTGTTGCTAGCTACGTTGGCTAGATCAAGGCAGCTGCTTGCCTCCCGTCTGCACCTGGACAACGGTCGTCGGTTTGGCTGAGTGGAGTGAAACTGTTTGTTCGTGAGTAcacttacactgacacacacacacacacacactcgccgaGCGACCGGCGAGTCGGATGGGCATTGTAGTGGTTGCTACCTTGCCTTTCAGCTCATAGAGCTGACTTCAGTGCACCAACGAGCTCCAACAGAAAGCCAGCTTGGGGGTTATATATATTAAGACACGTATGGGGGTTAACATACGGTCTGT comes from the Alosa alosa isolate M-15738 ecotype Scorff River chromosome 22, AALO_Geno_1.1, whole genome shotgun sequence genome and includes:
- the LOC125287070 gene encoding uncharacterized protein LOC125287070 encodes the protein MAFAIYYFKDKTVEVGKISWMSTDDQQQCPKVITQCPDLEEENGWMAIKCVMKGRKRRSDGPAFFPAKVLMVGDNYSDLCKKRQEFINGEDIWEEATKRTSKPNSKGKDVEEDHEVPSKKKRKKSTCAEKQSANQMIEELKKQLANKISSESTNSNEESSDEEQLPRNWSGVQKKVTELKREIKSLKADHGKEILHAMRELPAVVTTLKEIIEKLTVQISTPASTWSTPTPDRQVCAPASPQVLSDPDDMVPLTPGSDVKVPRLKLKSLRTASSTLYIGDLAVLIYGKNTLANSSLTGRKFRAHKDVKSKPQLDQIKLDAIFAHAQTKFPDTTMQDVRQIIGKKCNNISYANQINEKKS